One Physeter macrocephalus isolate SW-GA chromosome 19, ASM283717v5, whole genome shotgun sequence genomic window carries:
- the LOC102991479 gene encoding glycine cleavage system H protein, mitochondrial-like codes for MALRVARSVRAAVCSLSAISAPNAPCPPRPWGLRAGAVRALCTGPVLLSGRKFTDKHEWVTKENGGVGTVGISNFAQEALGDVVYCSLPEVGTKLNKQEKFGALESVKAASELYSPLSGEVTEINEALAENPGLVNKSCYEDGWLIKMTLSNPSELDELMSEEAYEKYIKSIEE; via the coding sequence ATGGCGCTGCGAGTGGCGCGGAGCGTGCGGGCTGCGGTCTGCAGCCTGAGCGCCATCTCTGCGCCCAACGCGCCCTGCCCACCGCGGCCCTGGGGACTGCGGGCGGGCGCCGTCCGGGCGCTGTGCACTGGCCCCGTTCTGCTGTCGGGTCGTAAATTCACAGACAAACATGAATGGGTAACAAAAGAAAACGGTGGTGTTGGAACAGTGGGAATCAGCAATTTTGCACAGGAAGCTTTGGGAGATGTTGTTTACTGTAGTCTGCCTGAAGTTGGGACAAAATTgaacaaacaagagaaatttgGTGCTTTGGAAAGTGTGAAAGCTGCTAGTGAACTCTATTCTCCTCTATCAGGAGAAGTAACTGAAATTAATGAAGCTCTAGCAGAAAATCCAGGACTTGTCAACAAATCTTGTTATGAAGATGGTTGGCTGATCAAGATGACACTCAGTAACCCTTCAGAACTAGATGAACTAATGAGTGAAGAAGCatatgagaaatacataaaatctatTGAGGAGTGA